A genomic stretch from Thermococcus sp. MV5 includes:
- the cpsA gene encoding carboxypeptidase CpsA, with protein MEIESQIIDLAKQLEPYIIERRRDFHMYPETRFEEVRTSSIVEEELKKLGYNVLRTAETGVIGILEGEKEGRTVALRADMDALPIQEENDVPYKSRIPGKMHACGHDAHTAMLLGTARILAELKEQLKGTVKLIFQPGEEGGAGAKRIIEEGHIDDVNAIFGIHVWGHLPSGTIATKEGPIMASSDGFIIRIRGKGGHAASPHLTNDPTAPATDIYNALQKIVSRSVNPLSPIVITTPMIEASHGYNVIPDSVEIKGTLRTFDSELRSRIIKKIENIVKHYSTAWDCEGTLELFRIPYPPTINTPELAKFVIKTARELGPIIKAEMTMGAEDFAFYLQKVPGAFIFLGIRNEEKGIIYPHHHPRFDVDESVLWKGSALYSLLAYKYLEGDE; from the coding sequence ATGGAGATAGAATCCCAAATTATAGATCTTGCAAAGCAATTAGAGCCGTATATCATTGAGAGAAGAAGAGATTTTCACATGTATCCGGAGACCAGATTTGAGGAAGTTAGAACTTCTAGTATTGTGGAAGAAGAACTCAAAAAGCTTGGGTATAACGTTCTTAGAACTGCCGAGACAGGCGTCATTGGGATTTTAGAGGGTGAAAAAGAAGGCAGAACTGTCGCATTGAGGGCTGATATGGATGCTTTGCCGATTCAGGAGGAGAATGATGTTCCTTACAAGTCCAGGATTCCAGGAAAAATGCATGCTTGCGGTCACGATGCACATACGGCAATGCTCCTCGGAACAGCAAGGATACTGGCTGAACTTAAAGAACAGCTTAAAGGGACTGTGAAATTAATATTCCAACCAGGAGAGGAAGGTGGTGCTGGAGCTAAAAGAATTATCGAAGAAGGACATATAGATGACGTTAACGCAATATTTGGTATCCATGTATGGGGCCACCTTCCTTCTGGAACTATTGCCACAAAAGAAGGTCCTATAATGGCCTCATCTGACGGCTTTATTATTCGAATAAGAGGAAAAGGTGGACATGCTGCATCACCCCATCTAACAAATGACCCTACAGCTCCAGCCACAGATATATACAATGCACTTCAAAAGATTGTCTCAAGAAGTGTTAATCCCTTATCCCCGATAGTCATCACAACTCCCATGATAGAAGCAAGTCATGGATATAACGTGATCCCCGATAGCGTAGAAATAAAAGGGACCTTGCGAACGTTTGATTCTGAACTTAGATCTAGGATAATAAAGAAAATAGAGAACATTGTAAAACATTACTCAACTGCTTGGGATTGCGAAGGAACCCTTGAACTATTTAGAATACCTTATCCTCCAACAATTAATACTCCAGAACTTGCTAAATTTGTTATAAAAACTGCGCGAGAATTAGGGCCTATCATTAAAGCAGAAATGACTATGGGAGCTGAGGATTTTGCATTTTACCTGCAAAAAGTTCCTGGTGCATTTATATTCTTGGGGATTAGAAATGAAGAAAAAGGAATAATCTATCCCCATCATCATCCAAGATTTGACGTTGATGAGAGTGTACTTTGGAAGGGGTCTGCTCTGTATTCCCTCTTAGCCTACAAGTATCTGGAAGGGGACGAATAG